One window of Trifolium pratense cultivar HEN17-A07 linkage group LG5, ARS_RC_1.1, whole genome shotgun sequence genomic DNA carries:
- the LOC123884381 gene encoding uncharacterized protein LOC123884381, producing the protein MDLATTTLQMTIKSFVYVSIIVEHRYYRNCVHNEYLNPFWEIYSLRSNSWKELDVCVPSSYQTKRTQVYMDDVCHWLGNKDQRISPIEPCLVSFYLSNEVFLITPKPLNLDDCFDVFNIRGNWVNLAVLNGSIALISYHVETTTLHLLILGELGIKESWIKLFVVGPLPCIKYPIGVGMKGEIFFIRKDNELVWFDLRTQTFVELGYKAEDYFSRITLYKERFHPIE; encoded by the coding sequence ATGGATTTGGCTACGACAACCTTACAAATGACTATAAAATCATTCGTTTATGTCTCTATTATTGTTGAACACCGTTACTACCGGAACTGCGTTCACAATGAATATTTAAACCCCTTTTGGGAGATATATAGTTTAAGAAGTAACTCGTGGAAAGAACTTGATGTTTGCGTGCCTTCTTCGTACCAAACTAAGCGGACCCAAGTCTACATGGATGACGTGTGTCATTGGTTGGGTAATAAAGATCAACGAATTAGCCCCATTGAACCATGTTTGGTGTCATTTTACTTAAGCAATGAGGTGTTCCTCATAACACCCAAACCCTTAAACTTAGATGattgttttgatgtttttaatATCAGAGGAAATTGGGTAAACTTGGCTGTGTTAAATGGGTCTATTGCGTTGATCTCATATCATGTAGAGACGACCACTTTGCACTTATTAATTTTGGGTGAACTCGGTATAAAGGAATCATGGATCAAACTCTTTGTTGTTGGACCGTTGCCTTGCATTAAGTATCCTATCGGAGTGGGGATGAAAGGTGAAATATTCTTCATAAGAAAAGATAACGAACTAGTTTGGTTTGATTTACGTACCCAAACATTTGTGGAGCTTGGTTATAAAGCAGAGGATTATTTTAGTAGGATAACACTTTACAAGGAAAGATTTCATCCAATTGAATGA